A section of the Candidatus Moraniibacteriota bacterium genome encodes:
- a CDS encoding GIY-YIG nuclease family protein, which produces MSIILLSQKDHRTYVGSTTDLKRRLDEHNAGKNISTKNRRPFILAYSEEYDNLIEARKRELFLKSRSGRRAIQRQFQENN; this is translated from the coding sequence ATGTCTATAATATTGCTCAGTCAGAAAGATCATCGTACATACGTTGGATCCACAACCGACCTAAAGCGCCGATTAGACGAGCATAATGCTGGCAAAAACATTTCTACAAAAAATCGCCGTCCCTTCATCCTTGCGTATAGCGAAGAGTATGATAATCTCATTGAAGCCAGAAAAAGAGAACTATTCTTGAAGTCGCGAAGTGGACGACGAGCGATACAGAGACAGTTTCAAGAGAACAACTAA
- a CDS encoding ABC transporter permease, producing the protein MQRTLKLWRTFREGLTNFRRNGWLSFATITILSLSLFIISFAGLITIGTRLIVNNLENRISITVSFNPDVTEERMVEMKQYLERAREIASIEYVSRERALEDFLANNGADPVIRQAIDEIGENPLLASLVIRAKNQADYEKIATFLETSPYQADINRINFEKNRRIFERLNAIGQAARKFGIALGSAFGLIAVLITFNTIRITIYSHRQEFEIMRLVGASNLYVRMPYIFEGILYGLFAGVVSVALVASASYGLAGFTQGAFPQGNIFQVFLAYLPTLSVATICLGVFLGVISSFIAIHRYLKT; encoded by the coding sequence ATGCAACGGACACTGAAACTCTGGCGCACCTTTCGAGAGGGACTGACGAATTTCCGGCGCAATGGTTGGCTGTCTTTTGCGACGATTACGATTCTCTCGCTTTCACTCTTCATCATTAGTTTTGCTGGTCTGATCACGATCGGTACGCGGCTCATCGTGAACAATCTTGAGAATCGGATCAGTATCACTGTCTCGTTCAATCCGGATGTCACCGAAGAACGCATGGTCGAAATGAAGCAGTATCTGGAACGGGCGCGTGAGATTGCCTCGATTGAGTATGTCTCTCGCGAACGGGCGCTCGAAGACTTCCTCGCCAACAATGGCGCTGACCCCGTTATCCGCCAAGCGATCGACGAAATCGGGGAGAACCCGCTGCTCGCATCACTCGTCATCCGAGCCAAAAACCAAGCTGATTATGAGAAAATCGCGACCTTTCTCGAAACCTCTCCGTATCAGGCGGATATTAACCGGATTAATTTCGAAAAGAACCGGAGGATTTTCGAGCGCTTGAACGCTATCGGACAAGCTGCTCGCAAGTTTGGGATCGCGCTTGGGAGCGCCTTCGGACTGATCGCGGTTCTCATCACCTTCAATACGATCCGGATCACGATTTACTCTCACCGCCAAGAGTTCGAAATCATGCGTCTCGTCGGTGCCTCCAACCTGTATGTGCGGATGCCGTACATCTTTGAGGGTATCCTCTATGGACTGTTCGCGGGAGTCGTGTCGGTAGCCCTCGTGGCTTCGGCCTCGTATGGCTTGGCCGGTTTCACCCAGGGTGCCTTTCCTCAAGGCAATATTTTCCAGGTCTTCCTCGCTTATCTCCCAACCCTCTCGGTCGCAACCATCTGCCTCGGTGTTTTCCTCGGGGTCATTTCGAGCTTCATCGCGATTCACCGTTACCTGAAGACGTAG
- the ftsE gene encoding cell division ATP-binding protein FtsE: MVVFENVTKDYPGGVNALYGVSFTVFPGEFISLVGSSGAGKSTLLKLIYAEAEPTDGTVYFKGRPIKDINRKHLPYFRRNIGTVFQDYKLLPQKTAFENIAYALEVDGRSAKEIREEVSELLEIVGLGNKGHKFPRELSGGEQQRVAIARALIHHPQIICADEPTGNLDPVSTREVTDLLLEINSYGTTVIIATHKNEVVDQLNKRVISLVEGRLRHDEARGKYNIKL, from the coding sequence ATAGTTGTTTTTGAGAATGTGACCAAGGATTACCCTGGTGGCGTCAATGCGCTGTACGGAGTGTCATTCACGGTGTTTCCGGGCGAGTTCATCTCACTCGTGGGTTCGAGCGGCGCTGGGAAATCTACCCTCCTGAAGCTCATCTATGCTGAAGCGGAACCGACCGATGGCACCGTGTACTTCAAAGGGCGACCGATCAAAGACATCAATCGTAAGCATCTGCCGTATTTCCGACGCAATATCGGCACCGTTTTCCAGGACTACAAACTTTTGCCGCAAAAAACAGCCTTTGAGAACATCGCCTATGCGCTCGAAGTCGATGGCCGAAGCGCCAAAGAAATCCGTGAGGAGGTAAGTGAGCTACTCGAAATCGTCGGCCTTGGGAACAAGGGCCACAAATTTCCACGTGAGCTTTCGGGTGGGGAGCAGCAGCGTGTCGCGATCGCTCGGGCCCTTATTCATCACCCACAGATTATCTGTGCCGATGAACCAACCGGCAATCTGGATCCCGTGTCGACCCGTGAGGTGACTGATCTCTTGCTCGAGATCAACTCGTACGGTACCACCGTCATCATCGCGACTCACAAGAACGAAGTCGTCGACCAACTCAACAAGCGCGTCATCTCGCTCGTCGAGGGGCGACTCCGGCACGATGAAGCGCGCGGGAAATACAATATCAAACTCTAA
- the prfB gene encoding peptide chain release factor 2 — MPCLKPSTPACGTIFDWDGKRTEIARLQTVSEQPGFWDTPEAAAATMQTLDGLKQEIARFEVLSRSLQDAAELSGMADLEEKDIQSLEQDVQAIGEQLREWEFQLLLGGVYDHADAILTLRSGAGGTEAQDWTEMLLRMYLRYAERHSFRSTVLDENRGNETGLKSVTVEIRGRYAYGYLRGEMGVHRLVRLSPFNANNLRQTSFASVEVMPVLPDTDRSIEIKPEELRVDTLRASGAGGQHVNKTESAVRLTHLPSGIVVACQSERSQLQNRDQAMKLLKSKLLQKRLNDEEERKAAIRGEFKSAGFGNQIRSYVLHPYTLVKDHRTDTETSNTQAVLDGDLDSFIESELQYEQRQKK, encoded by the coding sequence TTGCCTTGCTTGAAACCCAGTACGCCCGCCTGCGGGACTATCTTTGACTGGGACGGAAAGCGGACTGAAATCGCCCGACTCCAAACGGTCAGTGAACAGCCGGGGTTTTGGGATACACCCGAAGCGGCCGCCGCGACGATGCAGACACTAGATGGTTTGAAGCAGGAAATTGCCCGTTTCGAAGTTCTCTCTCGCTCACTTCAAGATGCTGCTGAGTTATCGGGCATGGCTGATCTTGAGGAGAAAGACATTCAGTCATTGGAACAAGACGTCCAGGCGATCGGGGAACAGCTCCGTGAATGGGAGTTCCAACTCTTGCTCGGTGGCGTTTATGATCACGCTGACGCAATCCTGACGCTCCGAAGCGGAGCTGGCGGGACCGAAGCTCAGGACTGGACGGAGATGCTGCTCCGCATGTATTTGCGCTATGCTGAGCGCCACAGTTTCCGTTCGACGGTGCTCGATGAAAACCGTGGCAATGAAACCGGTCTGAAAAGCGTCACCGTCGAGATCCGGGGACGCTATGCCTACGGGTATCTGCGCGGTGAGATGGGGGTGCACCGGCTCGTTCGCCTCTCACCCTTCAATGCCAATAATCTCCGCCAGACGTCGTTCGCCTCGGTCGAAGTCATGCCTGTCCTACCCGATACCGACCGCTCTATCGAGATCAAACCCGAAGAACTGCGCGTCGACACATTGCGTGCATCCGGAGCCGGTGGGCAGCACGTGAACAAGACCGAATCCGCCGTTCGACTGACCCATCTGCCGAGTGGCATCGTCGTCGCGTGCCAGAGCGAGCGCTCTCAACTGCAGAATCGCGATCAGGCAATGAAGCTCCTCAAATCGAAACTACTCCAGAAACGTCTAAATGATGAGGAGGAGCGTAAGGCAGCGATTCGGGGTGAATTCAAGTCTGCCGGCTTTGGTAACCAAATCCGATCTTATGTCCTCCATCCGTATACGCTGGTGAAGGATCATCGGACCGACACTGAGACGAGCAATACCCAGGCCGTACTCGATGGTGACTTGGACAGTTTCATCGAAAGTGAGCTACAATATGAGCAAAGACAGAAAAAATAA
- a CDS encoding thioredoxin domain-containing protein: protein MNFMNWGGVKQGWRRWTGDPKNLLAGLVLLAGLFVGSLFVDLGQLITGAGFSGPAIRSHDILVTGGKTWVGYTEPKVSLRIVNDEQCATCDPSEALLWLRRIVPTVEAERVDISTERGKQLVESLHLVTVPAFIFDDTVKETEFYTQAEPLFHEVNGTHVFDMNMIGMPIGRYLTAPETGAGDIVIGDSDAPVTLLVFSDFQCQYCREYHATYKKLLAEYGDRLRLVWKHLPLAIHPQATKAAEAAQCAAAQNQFMPYADVLFARQNEWGKIGGERRFKEYAWRVRGMDGQAFTRCLDEKTSVAKVTADSKLAADFHLESAPATFVNREYISGAAPYAELKALIESTLAE, encoded by the coding sequence ATGAACTTCATGAATTGGGGAGGTGTGAAACAGGGCTGGAGACGTTGGACAGGGGACCCAAAAAATCTGTTGGCAGGACTTGTTCTGCTCGCGGGTCTCTTCGTCGGAAGCCTCTTCGTCGATCTCGGCCAGCTCATCACGGGTGCGGGCTTTTCGGGACCAGCCATCCGATCGCACGATATCCTCGTCACGGGTGGCAAGACCTGGGTCGGCTATACCGAACCCAAGGTGTCACTGCGGATCGTCAATGATGAGCAGTGTGCCACGTGTGATCCGAGTGAAGCCCTACTCTGGCTCCGACGCATCGTACCGACTGTCGAGGCTGAGCGTGTCGATATCTCGACTGAGAGAGGGAAGCAACTCGTGGAGTCACTCCATCTCGTGACCGTGCCGGCATTCATATTTGATGATACGGTCAAGGAAACGGAGTTTTATACTCAAGCCGAACCGCTCTTCCACGAAGTCAACGGGACACACGTCTTTGATATGAACATGATCGGCATGCCTATCGGGCGCTACCTGACGGCACCGGAAACGGGGGCCGGGGATATCGTCATCGGGGACTCGGACGCTCCGGTGACGCTCCTTGTTTTTTCTGATTTTCAATGTCAGTACTGCCGGGAATATCACGCGACCTACAAGAAACTCCTCGCCGAATACGGAGACCGGCTCAGACTTGTCTGGAAGCATCTGCCGCTCGCTATTCATCCGCAGGCGACCAAAGCAGCCGAGGCAGCCCAATGCGCCGCGGCCCAAAATCAATTCATGCCCTACGCCGACGTCCTCTTTGCGCGCCAGAACGAATGGGGGAAGATTGGCGGCGAACGACGTTTCAAGGAGTATGCGTGGCGAGTGCGTGGTATGGATGGCCAAGCTTTCACCCGCTGCCTTGATGAGAAAACTTCAGTTGCGAAAGTTACCGCCGATTCCAAGCTCGCCGCTGATTTCCATCTCGAATCTGCCCCCGCCACCTTCGTCAATCGGGAATATATCTCTGGAGCGGCACCCTATGCCGAACTGAAAGCCCTCATTGAATCGACTCTCGCCGAATGA
- the ysxC gene encoding ribosome biogenesis GTP-binding protein YsxC — translation MEIRSATFIKGVIGSEGLPEPSRPTVAFFGRSNVGKSSVINTLTGQKDLAHANKRAGRTTEINYFLINDSWYLADLPGYGYANVPGPLRKKMAGYISWFAADMSIDIRAAVLIVDAEIGAKDSDRDIFRLLMEYGRPVIILANKCDKGRRTDVDKNIRSFETEFAPARVIRHSAKTGEGRSELLSAIFENKSA, via the coding sequence ATGGAAATCCGTTCCGCCACATTCATCAAAGGAGTCATCGGCTCCGAGGGATTGCCGGAGCCGTCGCGGCCGACGGTCGCGTTTTTCGGCCGTTCCAATGTCGGCAAGTCGAGCGTCATCAACACACTCACCGGACAAAAAGACTTGGCCCATGCCAACAAACGCGCTGGGCGGACGACCGAGATCAATTATTTCCTCATAAATGACAGCTGGTACCTGGCGGACTTACCGGGGTATGGCTATGCCAATGTCCCTGGACCACTCCGCAAGAAAATGGCTGGCTATATCTCTTGGTTTGCAGCCGATATGTCGATCGATATCCGGGCGGCCGTGTTGATCGTCGATGCCGAAATCGGGGCCAAGGACTCGGACCGCGACATCTTCCGGCTGCTGATGGAATATGGACGTCCGGTCATCATCCTCGCCAACAAGTGCGACAAGGGACGGCGGACGGATGTAGACAAAAATATCCGCTCATTCGAAACCGAGTTTGCTCCAGCTCGCGTCATCCGGCACTCGGCCAAGACCGGGGAGGGGCGCAGCGAGCTCCTCAGCGCAATTTTCGAAAACAAGAGCGCCTGA